From Ictalurus punctatus breed USDA103 chromosome 26, Coco_2.0, whole genome shotgun sequence:
caaatggaagaaacacaaaagaactgtcaatctccctcggcctgaggctccatgcaagatctcacctcgtggagttgcaatgatcatgagaacagtgaggaatcagcccagaactacacgggaggatcttgtcaatgatctcaaggtagctgggaccatagtcaccaagaaaacaattggtaacacactacgctgtgaaggactgaaatcctgcagcgcccacaaggtccccctgctcaagaaagcacatatacatgcctgtctgatgcttgccaatgaacatctgaatgattcagaggacaactgggtgaaagtgttgtggtcagatgagaccaaaatggagctctttggcatcaactcaactcgccgtgtttggaggaggaggaatactgcctatgaccccaagaacaccatccccaccatcaaacatggaggtggaaacgttatgctttgggggtgtttttctgctaaggggacaggacaacttcaccgcatcaaagggacgatggacggggccatgtaccgtcaaatcttgggtgagaacctccttccctcagccagggcattgaaaataggtcgtggatgggtattccagtatgacaatgacccaaaacacacggccaaggcaacaaaggagtggctcaagaagaagcacattaaggtcctggagtggcctagccagtctccagaccttaatcccatagaaaatctgtggaggaagctgaaggttcgagttgccaaacgtcagcctcgaaaccttaatgacttggagaagatctgcaaagaggagtgggacaaaatccctcccgagatgtgtgcaaacctggtggccaactacaagaaacgtctgacttctgtgattgtcaacaagggttttgccaccaagtactaagtcatgttttgcagaggggtcaaatacttatttccctcattaaaatgcaaatcaatttataacatttttgacatgcgtttttctggattttttttgttgttattctgtctctcactgttcaaataaatctaccattaaaattatagactgatcatttctttgtcagtgggcaaacgtacaaaatatctatcaatcaaatagggatcaaatacttttttcccctcactgtacatagTTAATCATTCTAATATAGTTACATCTTAAAAAATACTGTGTTTAACATTATTTTATGGTAGTATTTAGTGGATACTTTAGTGGATTCACATAATTATTTCACAGATATGTTGGTTGTTAAATTTGGCAAAAATGTATAGGCaactatagtatatatagtcCCTGTAATTGTTTTATTCTCACACGTAAAATAAGTGGGAAATGTGGCAGCTTACTTTGCCCAGGTCAAGGGTTCCTAAATTAGGGGTGGCGAAACTCACAAGctcctcttttatttatttatttttttaaaaacacagtacTAGCGTAGTTCTTCAATAAAACTGGACACATTTTTTTGTCCGTCTACAGTACCTCTGCTAAACCAACTAGCGTTTTCTCAAATCATATCATGTACAATTGTAGACCATTACTGAGTACTAAAACTAACCTCTTGTGTTGCCTTCAAACCTACCAAAAGCTTTGTTTTGCTTACCAGTTTCTTGGATTTTCAAGATTTAAATTAGAGTTTTTGATATTAGACAAGGCTGTGACAACAATCATGACAGTGGTGTAAAGTTTTAAGAGTGACAGAGCTTGTCAATTTGTTTAAAATcactaaacattttacagttcaacTTTGAAACCTGACGGACAGGCATGCTTTGGCTCTGACATCTAGTGAATGTCACTTTTAAATCTTCTGGATGTGCATAGGATATTTAGGAGAAGACTGAAGTCGGTTTCTTATTTGCAGCTTCTTATTTgaatttcaattaaatttgtTGTTGTAAAATAAATTGCAGATGTGATATTGTGCCTGAAGAGGGCACTagtaagtcttttttttttttttttttttttccaattttgtCAGTTTGAATCTGTGTTAAGAACCACACTGCTAAATTATACCACTTGCAGAAAGAAAGTTTTACCTACTTTgttgttaatataaaatgtggGAAATAAATGTCTTGCTGAACAATTTCCacccttaaaaaaaatatttcctatATGAGTCAGAATTAAGCCTAGTATTAGAATTGTGTTGCCTTCCAAATTAATTTGCTTGCCCTAacacacatcataaaagacagtGCTTGCCACCATTGACTGGAATATTTATAGCATCCTGCCTCATACATAGAAGGACTTCAGATTCTTCAAACGTTAAAGTAAGCTCTATCCTTTCCTTTATACTGCCTCTGTGTTATGTATCCAGTCAGGCCTGCCCTGCCCCCAAGATAATTGTAAATATTCAGCCCAATACTCTGACTCCTGCCCATCACTGACCCCACTATAGCAGTGTGATCAAAAAATTTCTGCCGTTGGTACATGTGAGTTGTACTAGAAATTTGAGTTGTACAGTGTGAACACAAAAGGTGTTCCAAATcttttaaaatgcacttaaaAGAAAACTAATGACTGTTGGTGTCTTGTTGCAGTTCACAAGGgtcaccatcaccatcaaccTGGATAGCAGACCACCCACCACTTCCCTAATCCAAAAGAAATAACAAATATGTATGTGGGCAAATACTATTAAGAAGTCAATGTTGTGGTGAAATTAAACTCTAATAAGGCAGGGCTGGTGGATAAGGGTGTCAGTTTGGTGGATTACTAGCTCTCTGCAGTCCCATGGATAAGCTCTTGCTCTGAAGCCTCAAACCAGGAGGCACAGTATACCTAGGAAGCAAGGAAGTATAGCAAGGAAGGACAGAATAACCTCACACTCAATTTTCAACCtcttccttaaaaaaaacacagaggttACATGTTTACTCGTCTCCTTTCCCCAGCAATTTGACGTCCTTTTGTGTCACAGTTGTGAGGTTAAGCTTTTGGTTAAAACCCAAGATTATTTTGAATAGCTTTTttacagatgtggccattgaAAATGCATGTCAAAGGAAAAGGGATCCTGCGATTTTATGCGGCATCACGCTCATGCTGCGGGCGCAGGAAAGACAAGACCGGTAGGTCATGTTTAATTTAAAGCAACACAGCTTCTAGTAGACACAATTAGTTCTGCCAGGacatacagtgccttccactaatattggcacccttggtaaatatgagcaaagaaggcagtgaaaatttgtctttattgtttaaccttttgatattttgttaaaaaaaatatattcacaaaaatactctgctctcatagatatcaaacaattgcaaacacaacacaggtgtataaaaatctttttgttaaatataggtttgcaacaattattggtacccttttagtcaatactttgtgcctTTGCTAAGATAActgctctgagtcttctcctaatGCCTatcacctatcacccatgtgaaaatcTAATTGTCCCCATAAACTTAAAATTCGGTTGTGCCAGTCCCAGTACCTGGCCTGGGCAACTTTTTgggcaataattgagggaaacatggaCATGTTTGCTCATGTCTgctctggtagagagcagaattcatgtttcccagGCCAGGGCCTGGGCAGcttacaataattgagggaaacatgaaacagcaaagcatccacacaccatcacactacctccaacatgcttgactgtaggtatgatgttctttttggcaaaattcagacgagccttaatgctCTTCTGGGTTAATAGTGGTTTTCGCCTCGCCACGCTTCCATGGATGACATTTTTACCCAGTGTCTTTCCAATCGTGGAGTCAAACAGTGACcgttattgatgcaagagaggcctgtaggtccactcatgttgtccttggctcttttgtgacttcctggataagtagttgctgtgctcttggaggaattttggaaggtcagccacttctaggaaggttcattactgtgctgagtttttccatttggagatactggctctcactgtggttctctgGAGGCCCAGAGaatttgaaatagctttgcaacccttcccagactgatgtatttcaatcaccttctttctcataatttctggaatttctttgaATTTTGGCaaagtgtgttactgggtaagaccttttaaccttcatgctgttgaaaaagttctatttaagtgttgatttgattgaacagggtttgccgtaatcaggcctggtttctcaaactatttagtatgaaatatacacaaaaaccgaagaaagcaaatactttttcacagcaccgtgTTTTAGCCTATCAACTGATTTCTCAAAATCTGTTTTGAAACAACATAGCATATACGTTAAATATGTTTAGATCATCTAATAACCTTTAACATCCATAAACAGTTTAAATATTGTTTAGAATGACTTGATAGGTCAGCTGTTGTCACTTTATAGATGGACTTGTTATAGAGTCTGTACAGTGGACTATCCAAATAAAACATTActagagagaataaaaaaaaagaataatgaaTAGCCTCTGCAAGGCGAAATGTCATATCTGCAATCATTTAAGGTGCAAGGGTGAGCTCAAATAAGGAGCCAACTGCATCACGTGTTTAGGATTGATAGAAGTATTTActaaaaaggagagaaaaactGCTGTAATGTTACTGGAACGGTGTACTGTATTGAAAGGCAAACAGATGCTGTGTCCCAAATGTCCATTTTTAAGTCATGTAAAAggaatacagtgccctccaccaatattggcacccttggtaaatatgagcaaagaaggctgtgaaaatttgtctttattgtttaaccttaaATTGACCttaatcttttgttcaaaaaattcacaaaaataatctgctctcctggatatcaaacaattgcaaacacaacacaggtttatcaaaaaaaatatctctttgctaaatataggtgtgcaacaattattggcattttttgagcaaaagatcaaaatgttaatcaagagagacaatttttcacagccttcttatctcatatttaccaaagtgccaatattagtggagggcactgtttATATGTGCAACATCACCGCAAACAAGTTTAAGTTGAAAAGCTATCATACTTGATTTTTGCTGTAGGCTATTATCTAGTAAATGTCTAGAGTATCCTTGTAGTAGGCAGTTTACAGCATACAGTCTAGCAGTTTCCTGTAGAGCgaatatcattaaccagggttgctACATTTAATCAAAACTACATCTCATATCCACAGAAAAACCTTGATAATAGCCCAAAAAAACTCTGGCATTTGAAACGTGGGatacatttgttttatttttttgtttctttagtgtttgtgtgaaaaACAAGGTCACAAAAACCATGAAAGGTTaagaaaaaatatctttgtggTTAATTAGCTTAATGTCAGACAAAaaatatggaagaaaaaaacgaAGTAAATTTGTTCtaagaaaacaaaactttatCCAACCTATAAACTTACCATCCTCTGCATAGCCATTATTCTTAGGGACATGTTTCCCTTCGCCATCTTCCTGACTGTGCTTAAGGATAAAGTACAGCTCTGATTCTTTCCTTaaacgtcttaattattgtcctaaTTGTGCATATGGGCAGTTTTAGGTgtgtagtttttattattcttattattattagtagtagtattattagtattattatacCTATTAGCTGATTTATGAAGGGCAGCACACTTTCATCTTATTGTGCTGTATGGGaaatctgtgtctgtgtcattTCATATTTAGTTTAAGTTGATCCCTCCTCGTATTTTCCGTCTGAGTTCAAATTCAAGTaaaagtggctttattgtcatttcagccatatacagtcggtacagtacacagtgaaacgaaacaattCCAGGGCCATGGTGCTAGATGAAACAACACCGAACTAAATAAGACTACAAAGACAtacacaggactacataaaGTACATGTGTGCGAATGTGTGCAAACAGTGCAGGACAGTACAACAATGActaaacaggacaataggcacagtaaagGACAGTGCagcactgaataaataaataaatgtcagaaCCAGTAGTTTTTAGACTAGTATAGTTACACTACGTGTTAGGAATATTAAGATACATGAGATATAGTAATGCATGCACACTTACCTCCAGATTCTCAGGAGTTGGATACTTCCACATAAGCCCAAAAAGAAGTTTACTGCAAAGAGTGCCCAGTTCTTGGGAATGATTACCAAGCAGTACCGTGACCATATGAAGCCTAGAACAGAATCATGAAGGAATGAGCATAGCAGgccattttttatattttgcatgCAACTTCACATGTTTTTGTGGCTTTGAAATACAGTGTCATCACGTGTGCTTGCTAGACAAATTTGCCATGTCGAGAATgtctatttaatattttatggattaaaaaaaatacataaaatacataaaaggCACTTTACACATGTGCATCTTCTAGCTCACCCATTTACTTCTAATAATGTGATTGTGaatgtcaaaatgtcaaatatgcTTTATCCAACATGCCTGTCTTATTACCAGTATAATTTTTCTTCAACCCTTACTAAATTGCCATTTTTACCAGGGGACCCTGCCCTCCTGGTACAAATGTCAATGGCAAATTTGTGACAGTGCCTTTCTGACATATTCCAGAGAAGACATTGTCAAAGGAATGCAACAGAAATACCAGACTGATGCACAAACCAGTTGTTACTTTTTGAAGATATCTGAATAGATCCCCACTGTGCTAGTCATTGTGACTGTGAGAATATTTTATCTGTTTAATCTGAGGATTTCATTCAAGTTCTTTTTTGGCCACATAAGTGTCTCATGTATACTCTATGATCCTAAATTGATACAACATTTAGATATCataacaataattaaataaagaaaaaactgcactactgttactatttcTGCTCATGAAAGAGGAGACGTATGTCCTGAAATGAGAAACTGAAACCTCCAAGCCACCCCAAACCTTAACTTCCAGAACACATTTTCTTGATCCACTACCTGTGGCTGTGATGACACATGATTGGGATAAACTCAGCTTTTCTGGTGGACGTGTCATATCAGAAAAGCCAGCAAAAACCAAGCCCTGCAGacagatgaaggagagagaagaggaagagatgGGAAGAATCAAGGCCTTAACATGAAATTACTGTACAAGTACACTATATTGGCAAAAGTTTGGGAACAGCTgagcatcacacccatatgtactttttgaacatcccattccagatttagtctccctttgctgttataatagcctccactcttctgggaaggctttccactagattttcgAATGTggatgaatgggcaaatcctcacagccacactccaaattctagtggaaagccttcccagaaggcATTAGTAAAGGCAGGTACTGATGTCATGTGAGAAGGCCTGGGATGCAATCAgtattccaattcatcccacaggtgttcagtggggttgttGTCAGGGCTCTATTCAGGCCACTCATGTTCTttcacaccaaccttggcaaaccttgtttttatggaccttgctttgtgcacaggggcaatGTCATGCGGGAATAggttttagttccagtgaagggaaagtgtagaaagacattctagacaattctgtgcttccaactttgtggcaagaCTTTGGGAAAgaccacatatggatgtgatggtcaaatgtccacaaacatttggtcatACAGTGTAACTAAGTTTGGAAGTACTCATTCAAGTTCCTGGACAAAAGTCATAGATATCAGTAGTGCAGTACACATCAAACCAGGACACCAACTACAAAAACTATATGTAAGTAGGTTTTGAGCAAAGGAGCATTGAatgtaatatataaacattactCAAAATCGTGTGATTATTAGCAGCAGATTCAGATTTAACCATACAATCCCATCTCtaagtattggaacagaaagGCCAATTCTTCTGCATTTGTTGTCataaaggataaaccaacatgaaaaccatgaggaccagagagctgtcaataggagaaaagcaagccattttgaaacagagaagaagaacattttatcagagccattgcacaagaaTTGGGCATTgtcagtacaacaatttggaatgaaaagaaagaaaccactagtGTACTAATAAGCACATATTGAACAGAACCAAGAAAACAATAGcagtgacaacaacaacaacctccacagggcaggggtgacggtatcacaatccaccattcaaagaagacatagaaagcagaaatatagaggccataacaaaagatgcaaaccactcgtAAGCAGTAAGAAACACAGAGAAGAGCCACAaaggttctggaaccaagagtaacctctaccaaagtgcaGAGACAgcaaggatctgctcatgatccaaaacctaTGAGCTCATCGATCATGTAAGGTAGAGGTAATGTCATGGTTttggcttgcatggctgcttttggaacaggctcactaatctttattgatgatgtaactcatgatggtagcagcagaataaattcagaagtctacagaaataTTCTGTGTGCAGATGCATCAAATATAATTTGGAGGACCTTCTATTATGCAgcagacaatgacccaaaacacactgccaacacaacaaaggaggGAAAAGCGTGGagggttttagactggccaagttaaTCACCAGACcataacccaattgagcatgcatttcacctcctggaCAGGGGACTAATGGAAGAAAActctgaaaacaaacaacaactgaaaaaaaGCTGCggtacacagcaaaatcaccagtgttgatttaacacccacagtgttgaatatgagtccattggactcatataaacactctgggtgttaattcaacactagggatatTGCTGTGTACAAGCCTgggaaagcaacacaaaagaaggaTGTAACAATtaggtgatgtcagtgggttgccagtttgatgcagttatttcaAGAGAGGAATATGcgaccaaatattaagtgtttttccctttaaggtgccatgttccaagttgtttaacacatctacattaaaatatcataaaaaaaagctgaaattctgatccatcgccagatcatattcattttttgatctcaaacccagatgtctttggtgtatagcaaaGAACtggtcttgctgttccaatacttttggaggggaatGTAGTTGGAACAATATTGAAGTTGATCTGTGTGCAagataaactaaaataaattaacatacaGCACTTTTTATAAGAATCCCCCTTGAACCTTTCTATGTTTTGTGGTGCTACAACTTGGAACTGAAATGGGAAGCTTGTTGCTTGTGTTTGCATTTAAATTATactgttcctttctttttcattgaTAATTTTGCCCTATCATTCACATTTGTTGGGAGTTTCACTTTCCCTTCGaccatatttacattttttcaaagAAAGGTTTTGTATTTTGACTAAAGACAGCAAACTGAGTCCATCCATGTCGGATccgtctaaaaaaaaatatcaattaaTCTTGGTGTATACCAGGAGCCAGGGTGCCAGACGAAGCAGGTAATCTAGGCAAGCACAGGTTTTCAAAGATAGTTGTTCATGAAGGAGCTAATGATATACGCCTTCATCAGTCAGCGGTTACTAAGTGTAACACTGTAGAGGCGTGTAAATTTGCAAAGGCGATGTCCGTACTATGCTCTGGCCCCATCTCAATGTGGCGTGGCAATGTAGCTTACAGCAGGTTATGGTCGCTGAACTGCTGGATGTCCAGGCgttgctccaaaaaaaaatgtgggcTTTATAGAAAATTGGAGCAATTTTGAGGGCAAGACTGGCCTGTTAGGGCAGGACAGTATACATCACACTCGTGaaggtgctgctctcatttcttgcAGCATAGCGCATAGTCTCAGAAAGGACCTAGTTAATCGTTGACAATCGAGAGCCAAGGCCAGGGAGCAGACAAGCAGGCAAACCGACCATCTGCTAGCTGAACTGAGTCGTCACCTAGGTTCCACAATAtcgagactgtgtctgttccccgagctaaacaaaaacatagacattttcagaaagtttgttttagtaacctaattaacataaaatttgatcatactgaatgcacagccagcacttttgatctgaaggtaaAACTGataaatattagatctcttatgtctaaagcacttattgttaatgaaaccattactgatcaggagtttaatatattattaaaccaaatgagtacatagcactaaatgaagccagtcctccaaGGTACAGTTATATGCATCAGCCCTGTTTAACTGGCAGAGGCGGTGTCGCACtaatttataatgataatctaggggtcacacaaaaaccttgtcataaaataaactcattttaaattctttatactagtataacatatgtagccacaaaaaataagtctacCGAGTCTATTccgctaattattatttacagacccccaggtcCATATTCTGAAATCCTTGCtgaatttgcagatttcatctaaaacctggttgtttctctagacaaagcattaatcgttgtagttttaacattcattttgataacccggaagaccctctgagcacagcggttgtgtccattctAGTTCAgtaggggttaatcagaatgttataggacccactcataatggtggtcacactcttgacctgatactaacatatgGATTAAATATGGAAAACATAGTCACATTTCACATCTCAGATCATTATCTCATCTCATTTAAATTGCGTGTTGATCATAGTATATGCACCTTGCCACGCTACTGCATCAAATGTATATTCACGTCAGCTACTGCACAGAGTTTTATCAATAAAATCCCCCGAGTTACCAACTATgattggatcaccgtctgatcccaaTGAACTTGCTCAGGTTACCGAATGCTTAGACTCAACGCTCCGCTACACACTAAATACGGTAGCTCcacttaaaaggaaaataattaaggacaaaaagctagcaccctggtataacgaacACAGATGCACCTTAAAAAAGACCACTTGACAATTAGAAcataaatggcatcaaaccaaattggtagtatttcaaacagcatggaaggagagcctcctgaactatagaaaatctcttagagCTTCTAGAtcagtctatctctccaccctaattgaagataacaaaaataatcctagattcttatttaatactgtagcaaaGTTAAATAGGAATaaaaaccaccacagaaacatgcacacaatcattatatatCAGTGatgattttatgtttttttttaattggcaaaattttaaatattagacaaaaaaattctaactattaatttaaaaccagacagtctTATAATTAACCttgtagataataatataacaatatcagaTCAACGACTAGAAAATTTTACCCCCCTTCGAGAGACTGAAGTAAgttcattaatttcttcagtAAACTCATCAGCTTGTATACTAGAagtaatcaaaccccttctaaaaataatacattcttCCCTTAgaactggctatgtacctaaatcatatAAACAAcagttatcaaacccctgattaaaaaacctgaccccaacccctgtcaattgtccagctataggccaatatcaaacctcccttttatctccaagatcttagaaaaggctGTAGCACAGCAACTATGCTCTTATCTACATAGGAATAACGTTCATAAAATGTATCAGTCAAGATTTaagcctcatcatagcacagcgctcgttaaagtagtaaattatctactactggcctctgatcagggttgtgtctccctGTGTGTTGCGTGAACTtggtgcagcttttgataccattgatcatactattctccttggcagactagaaaatgttgttggtgttAAGGTTTGGTGTTccgcaaggttctgttttaggcccatagcttttttctttatatattattCGTAAATGGAATTTATGAAAGACAGAAACCAGCATAACAAAGTTGAGGAATGCGTAaaagacattagacactggatgcttattaacttccttttacttaattatgacaagacagaagtacttgtactaggaccacatgcagctagaagtaagctttctgattaaaCAGTAACTCTGGGTGgcttttctgtttcatcatgtgcaacCATAAAAAaacttggtgtgattattgagtccagtctttcatttgacgctcatgtagatattataaggatagccatctcagaaatattgctaagataagaaatataatgtcaccacataaaaaaaatgcttttgtcacctctaggttgggttattgtaatgccttactgtctggatgttccagtaagagcataaacaaactccagttagtctagaatgcagctgctagaatTCTTACTAGAAAATCAAGGGTACCTTTGAAGGAGCTCAGAGGAGAGAAACTGCTCACAGGAAAACCACAATCCAGACACTCCCCAAAGCTGGGCTTTATGAAAATGTGGCAAAAACAAATTCTGTCAAAGTACTACGTTTGacagaaacccaacactgcTTATCACCCTGAGAATACCAGctccacagtgaagcatggtggtgggaatgCTTTTAATCAGCAGAgactgggaaactggtcaggTTTGAGGGCAAGATGAATGAAGCCAAATACAAGGCAATTGTAGAAGAAAACTTGTTACAGTCTACATGAGACTTGAGACAGTGGATGTGTCCTTCCAACAGAACAACAGCCCTATGTCTACTGCTAAAGTTACATCGGAGAGGTTCAAAAGCAAGAACCTGAATGAGTTAAAATGGCCCAGtcaaaactaattaaaaaacagCTTGAGACTCTGTGACAAGATTTGTAAATTTCTGTTGAACACCTGGCCGAGCTTAAGCAATTTTTCTAAGGAGGAATGGGCAGAGATCAACATCAAGCTCCTGATAGAGACACATGCTACGTTAATTGCAGCCAGAGGTGGTTAGTAATacagggggtgaatacttgtgCAACTAACAAATGCCTGCTTTTCTGTTTAACTAGCCTTTAACtaacaataaatataatttgcaCCTCTAACTGTTAATCACATTATGTAAatcaaatgataaaaaaaaaaaaaagttgagactcttcaatatatgtttttttcaaCAACAGCCAGTTCACCAAGGCCGAGACAGCTGACAGATGGATAAGCACAGCTAAGTCATTACCAAAATAGCTATCTGCCAGATATCAACATTTGGCCAGGCATCCTGGTGAGTAGTTTATAGTCTGAATACAAATTtctagagagagtgagaatgagagagtgagagagtgagagagtgagagagagagagagagagagagagagagagagtgtgtgtgagagagagattaaataaGAAGTTCTCACCCATTTAAAAACTGGTGCCCAGAAGAAAACTGTCTTAGgtcctataaaaaaaataaaaaaaattattggagAAAGCTGtggaattttaataaatataaaattttctGTAGGGTAAGTGCATGAGGTATTATTGTGGCAACCACGGGTGCAAGAAAAATGGGAAGCCATGGATGACAGTCTGAGGCTAGGACAACAGGTACAGTGGAAGACCCTGGGTTTTAAGTCTCACCTCTGGAGACATT
This genomic window contains:
- the mpc2a gene encoding mitochondrial pyruvate carrier 2; protein product: MFRVTKYFSGISSTARISMNGARGFLRLRRYYSSGLRVAYHRTLDRIELMLPPKLRPLYNHPAGPKTVFFWAPVFKWGLVFAGFSDMTRPPEKLSLSQSCVITATGFIWSRYCLVIIPKNWALFAVNFFLGLCGSIQLLRIWRYNQQLKQKEDEVQQS